Proteins co-encoded in one Pongo pygmaeus isolate AG05252 chromosome 23, NHGRI_mPonPyg2-v2.0_pri, whole genome shotgun sequence genomic window:
- the CBX7 gene encoding chromobox protein homolog 7 isoform X1 — MELSAIGEQVFAVESIRKKRVRKGKVEYLVKWKGWPPKYSTWEPEEHILDPRLVMAYEEKYGVLGTAGEERDRASGYRKRGPKPKRLLLQRLYSMDLRSSHKAKGKEKLCFSLTCPLGSGSPEGVVKAGAPELVDKGPLVPTLPFPLRKPRKAHKYLRLSRKKFPPRGPNLESHSHRRELFLQEPPAPDVLQAAGEWEPAVQPPEEEADADLAEGPPPWTPALPSSEVTVTDITANSITVTFREAQAAEGFFRDRSGKF, encoded by the exons ATGGAGCTGTCAGCCATCGGCGAGCAGGTGTTCGCCGTGGAGAGCATCCGGAAGAAGCGCGTGCGGAAG ggTAAAGTCGAGTATCTGGTGAAGTGGAAAGGATGGCCCCCAAA GTACAGCACGTGGGAGCCAGAAGAGCACATCTTGGACCCCCGCCTCGTCATGGCCTACGAGGAGAAGTACGGTGTCCTCGGCACCGCCGG GGAGGAGAGAGACCGAGCATCGGGGTATAGGAAGAGAGGTCCGAAACCCAAGCGGCTTCTGCTGCAG CGGCTGTACAGCATGGACCTGCGGAGCTCCCACAAGGCCAAGGGCAAGGAGAAGCTCTGCTTCTCCCTGACGTGCCCACTCGGCAGCGGGAGCCCCGAGGGGGTGGTCAAGGCGGGGGCACCTGAGCTGGTGGACAAGGGCCCCTTGGTGCCCACCCTGCCCTTCCCGCTCCGCAAGCCCCGAAAGGCCCACAAGTACCTGCGGCTCTCACGCAAGAAGTTCCCGCCCCGCGGGCCCAACCTGGAGAGCCACAGCCATCGACGGGAGCTCTTCCTGCAGGAGCCACCGGCCCCAGACGTCCTGCAGGCGGCCGGCGAGTGGGAGCCTGCTGTGCAGCCCCCTGAAGAGGAGG CAGATGCCGACCTGGCCGAGGGGCCCCCTCCCTGGACACCTGCGCTCCCCTCAAGTGAGGTGACCGTGACCGATATCACCGCCAACTCCATCACCGTCACCTTCCGCGAGGCCCAGGCGGCTGAGGGCTTCTTCCGAGACCGCAGTGGGAAGTTCTGA
- the CBX7 gene encoding chromobox protein homolog 7 isoform X2, whose amino-acid sequence MELSAIGEQVFAVESIRKKRVRKGKVEYLVKWKGWPPKYSTWEPEEHILDPRLVMAYEEKYGVLGTAGEERDRASGYRKRGPKPKRLLLQRLYSMDLRSSHKAKGKEKLCFSLTCPLGSGSPEGVVKAGAPELVDKGPLVPTLPFPLRKPRKAHKYLRLSRKKFPPRGPNLESHSHRRELFLQEPPAPDVLQAAGEWEPAVQPPEEEDADLAEGPPPWTPALPSSEVTVTDITANSITVTFREAQAAEGFFRDRSGKF is encoded by the exons ATGGAGCTGTCAGCCATCGGCGAGCAGGTGTTCGCCGTGGAGAGCATCCGGAAGAAGCGCGTGCGGAAG ggTAAAGTCGAGTATCTGGTGAAGTGGAAAGGATGGCCCCCAAA GTACAGCACGTGGGAGCCAGAAGAGCACATCTTGGACCCCCGCCTCGTCATGGCCTACGAGGAGAAGTACGGTGTCCTCGGCACCGCCGG GGAGGAGAGAGACCGAGCATCGGGGTATAGGAAGAGAGGTCCGAAACCCAAGCGGCTTCTGCTGCAG CGGCTGTACAGCATGGACCTGCGGAGCTCCCACAAGGCCAAGGGCAAGGAGAAGCTCTGCTTCTCCCTGACGTGCCCACTCGGCAGCGGGAGCCCCGAGGGGGTGGTCAAGGCGGGGGCACCTGAGCTGGTGGACAAGGGCCCCTTGGTGCCCACCCTGCCCTTCCCGCTCCGCAAGCCCCGAAAGGCCCACAAGTACCTGCGGCTCTCACGCAAGAAGTTCCCGCCCCGCGGGCCCAACCTGGAGAGCCACAGCCATCGACGGGAGCTCTTCCTGCAGGAGCCACCGGCCCCAGACGTCCTGCAGGCGGCCGGCGAGTGGGAGCCTGCTGTGCAGCCCCCTGAAGAGGAGG ATGCCGACCTGGCCGAGGGGCCCCCTCCCTGGACACCTGCGCTCCCCTCAAGTGAGGTGACCGTGACCGATATCACCGCCAACTCCATCACCGTCACCTTCCGCGAGGCCCAGGCGGCTGAGGGCTTCTTCCGAGACCGCAGTGGGAAGTTCTGA
- the CBX7 gene encoding chromobox protein homolog 7 isoform X4, with protein sequence MELSAIGEQVFAVESIRKKRVRKGKVEYLVKWKGWPPKYSTWEPEEHILDPRLVMAYEEKEERDRASGYRKRGPKPKRLLLQRLYSMDLRSSHKAKGKEKLCFSLTCPLGSGSPEGVVKAGAPELVDKGPLVPTLPFPLRKPRKAHKYLRLSRKKFPPRGPNLESHSHRRELFLQEPPAPDVLQAAGEWEPAVQPPEEEDADLAEGPPPWTPALPSSEVTVTDITANSITVTFREAQAAEGFFRDRSGKF encoded by the exons ATGGAGCTGTCAGCCATCGGCGAGCAGGTGTTCGCCGTGGAGAGCATCCGGAAGAAGCGCGTGCGGAAG ggTAAAGTCGAGTATCTGGTGAAGTGGAAAGGATGGCCCCCAAA GTACAGCACGTGGGAGCCAGAAGAGCACATCTTGGACCCCCGCCTCGTCATGGCCTACGAGGAGAA GGAGGAGAGAGACCGAGCATCGGGGTATAGGAAGAGAGGTCCGAAACCCAAGCGGCTTCTGCTGCAG CGGCTGTACAGCATGGACCTGCGGAGCTCCCACAAGGCCAAGGGCAAGGAGAAGCTCTGCTTCTCCCTGACGTGCCCACTCGGCAGCGGGAGCCCCGAGGGGGTGGTCAAGGCGGGGGCACCTGAGCTGGTGGACAAGGGCCCCTTGGTGCCCACCCTGCCCTTCCCGCTCCGCAAGCCCCGAAAGGCCCACAAGTACCTGCGGCTCTCACGCAAGAAGTTCCCGCCCCGCGGGCCCAACCTGGAGAGCCACAGCCATCGACGGGAGCTCTTCCTGCAGGAGCCACCGGCCCCAGACGTCCTGCAGGCGGCCGGCGAGTGGGAGCCTGCTGTGCAGCCCCCTGAAGAGGAGG ATGCCGACCTGGCCGAGGGGCCCCCTCCCTGGACACCTGCGCTCCCCTCAAGTGAGGTGACCGTGACCGATATCACCGCCAACTCCATCACCGTCACCTTCCGCGAGGCCCAGGCGGCTGAGGGCTTCTTCCGAGACCGCAGTGGGAAGTTCTGA
- the CBX7 gene encoding chromobox protein homolog 7 isoform X3, producing the protein MELSAIGEQVFAVESIRKKRVRKGKVEYLVKWKGWPPKYSTWEPEEHILDPRLVMAYEEKEERDRASGYRKRGPKPKRLLLQRLYSMDLRSSHKAKGKEKLCFSLTCPLGSGSPEGVVKAGAPELVDKGPLVPTLPFPLRKPRKAHKYLRLSRKKFPPRGPNLESHSHRRELFLQEPPAPDVLQAAGEWEPAVQPPEEEADADLAEGPPPWTPALPSSEVTVTDITANSITVTFREAQAAEGFFRDRSGKF; encoded by the exons ATGGAGCTGTCAGCCATCGGCGAGCAGGTGTTCGCCGTGGAGAGCATCCGGAAGAAGCGCGTGCGGAAG ggTAAAGTCGAGTATCTGGTGAAGTGGAAAGGATGGCCCCCAAA GTACAGCACGTGGGAGCCAGAAGAGCACATCTTGGACCCCCGCCTCGTCATGGCCTACGAGGAGAA GGAGGAGAGAGACCGAGCATCGGGGTATAGGAAGAGAGGTCCGAAACCCAAGCGGCTTCTGCTGCAG CGGCTGTACAGCATGGACCTGCGGAGCTCCCACAAGGCCAAGGGCAAGGAGAAGCTCTGCTTCTCCCTGACGTGCCCACTCGGCAGCGGGAGCCCCGAGGGGGTGGTCAAGGCGGGGGCACCTGAGCTGGTGGACAAGGGCCCCTTGGTGCCCACCCTGCCCTTCCCGCTCCGCAAGCCCCGAAAGGCCCACAAGTACCTGCGGCTCTCACGCAAGAAGTTCCCGCCCCGCGGGCCCAACCTGGAGAGCCACAGCCATCGACGGGAGCTCTTCCTGCAGGAGCCACCGGCCCCAGACGTCCTGCAGGCGGCCGGCGAGTGGGAGCCTGCTGTGCAGCCCCCTGAAGAGGAGG CAGATGCCGACCTGGCCGAGGGGCCCCCTCCCTGGACACCTGCGCTCCCCTCAAGTGAGGTGACCGTGACCGATATCACCGCCAACTCCATCACCGTCACCTTCCGCGAGGCCCAGGCGGCTGAGGGCTTCTTCCGAGACCGCAGTGGGAAGTTCTGA
- the CBX7 gene encoding chromobox protein homolog 7 isoform X5 has protein sequence MELSAIGEQVFAVESIRKKRVRKGKVEYLVKWKGWPPKYSTWEPEEHILDPRLVMAYEEKEERDRASGYRKRGPKPKRLLLQEPPAPDVLQAAGEWEPAVQPPEEEADADLAEGPPPWTPALPSSEVTVTDITANSITVTFREAQAAEGFFRDRSGKF, from the exons ATGGAGCTGTCAGCCATCGGCGAGCAGGTGTTCGCCGTGGAGAGCATCCGGAAGAAGCGCGTGCGGAAG ggTAAAGTCGAGTATCTGGTGAAGTGGAAAGGATGGCCCCCAAA GTACAGCACGTGGGAGCCAGAAGAGCACATCTTGGACCCCCGCCTCGTCATGGCCTACGAGGAGAA GGAGGAGAGAGACCGAGCATCGGGGTATAGGAAGAGAGGTCCGAAACCCAAGCGGCTTCTGCTGCAG GAGCCACCGGCCCCAGACGTCCTGCAGGCGGCCGGCGAGTGGGAGCCTGCTGTGCAGCCCCCTGAAGAGGAGG CAGATGCCGACCTGGCCGAGGGGCCCCCTCCCTGGACACCTGCGCTCCCCTCAAGTGAGGTGACCGTGACCGATATCACCGCCAACTCCATCACCGTCACCTTCCGCGAGGCCCAGGCGGCTGAGGGCTTCTTCCGAGACCGCAGTGGGAAGTTCTGA